The segment CTTCACGTGGAGGACGCTACCGCTGGGAACATTGGGCGGCGCCTTGGTGGAGACTATTATTGACCGGCAACTTTTTTGCCAAATTGAGATTAATCAGCAAAGAAGAAGTTCCACATCACAGCCACGTACTGCGCCATGAATCCTGATCTGGCGCAGTAATTGTCTGGATCGCAGGCCGATCTTGCGCCAACGCAAGCAGGCCGCCGGTGCATGCGCTTAAATGACTGCAGCACTTTTATTTCCACCCTTCATTTTTTCAAAGATCAGCCATGCCATTTGACGCCCCGCTCCGCCGCCTGGCCCGCGCCACCGCGCTACTGTTGCTGGCATCGTCGCAGGCCGGCTGTGCGGGTGGCGCCATCGGCAGCCTGGCCAACGCGGCGCTGCAAATGGCCGGCGTGGCCAAGCCGCCGCCGGAACTGCCGGACGCGCAAAAGCCGCCGCGCAACGTCAGCATCCGCCTGCACGCGGCGCAGCGCCTCAACACGGATGCCGACGGCCGGCCGCTGGCGCTGGTGGCGCGCATCTACAAGCTGCGCCAGAGCGCCGCCTTCGAGCAGGCACCGTACGACAGTTTCCTCGACGCGCAGCGCGAAAAGGCCGCGCTGGGCGCCGACCTGATGGAAGTGAAGGAAGTGCTGCTGGTGCCGGG is part of the Janthinobacterium sp. 67 genome and harbors:
- the tssJ gene encoding type VI secretion system lipoprotein TssJ, which codes for MPFDAPLRRLARATALLLLASSQAGCAGGAIGSLANAALQMAGVAKPPPELPDAQKPPRNVSIRLHAAQRLNTDADGRPLALVARIYKLRQSAAFEQAPYDSFLDAQREKAALGADLMEVKEVLLVPGQRYEVQEKVSKEAYFIGVVALFRAPAAQRWRATFAAADAERGGITVGLHACALSISGVAAPSAPRCQ